A genomic segment from Dioscorea cayenensis subsp. rotundata cultivar TDr96_F1 unplaced genomic scaffold, TDr96_F1_v2_PseudoChromosome.rev07_lg8_w22 25.fasta BLBR01001817.1, whole genome shotgun sequence encodes:
- the LOC120257043 gene encoding uncharacterized protein LOC120257043 produces MVEKFLGRYIPPSKAAKLRQEISTFKQGESETLFEAYERFKDLLRRCPHHSFASWMRVQIIYNALNYATCQLIDAAVGGSLSNKYPDEVEQLLESMASNDSPWASRGAPQKGAGIYEFSANDALAAKVDVLSRKLDLLMGSSSKSESVMSCSTCRGGHEVAHYPIAIYSVAPIENVDYIVGQRPQGNFITSSMENQLSKVNAQLTQHAGQFNEIGSILRNLQASVQSLEHQVGQLAKATSERPSVSLPSNTEENPREHLKAIALRSGKQIETRVGADPSVKETREVLSLNPLDEYLRDIENEDQEEPHSPLPSPNLKNPKEKVMSPGYDQREPVDIGWR; encoded by the exons atggtgGAAAAATTCTTGGGAAGGTATATTCCTCCTAGCAAGGCGGCgaagctaaggcaagaaatttcaacaTTCAAACAAGGGGAGTCGGAAACACTttttgaagcttatgagagattcaaggatcttctTCGAAGATGTCCCCATCAtagctttgcttcttggatgcgaGTTCAGATCATCTACAATGCATTAAACTATGCAACctgtcaattaattgatgccgcaGTGGGTGgatcccttagcaacaagtaccccgatgaAGTCGAGCAACTACTTGAATCGATGGCAAGCAATGATTCTCcttgggcctcaagaggtgcaccacaaaaAGGTGCCGGAATCTATGAATTCAGtgctaatgatgctcttgcAGCGAAGGTTGATGTTTTGTCTCGAAAGTTGGATTTGCTCATGGGGAGTAGCTCGAAGTCGGAGTcggtgatgagttgtagcacttgtCGTGGAGGGCATGAAGTTGCTCATTATCCAATTGCTATTTACTCCGTCGCcccaattgagaatgttgattatattgtgggacaaaggccacaagggaatTT CATAACTAGCAGTATGGAGAATCAGTTAagtaaggtgaatgctcagcttaCTCAACACGCCGGGCAATTCAACGAAATAGGCTCAATCTTGCGGAATCTCCAAGCCTCAGTGCAGTCCCTTGAACACCAAGTGGGGCAGCTTGCTAAAGCAACTTCTGAGCGACCTTCAGTCAGTCTTCCTAGCAACACTGAGGAGAACCCAAGAGAACACTTGAAGGCCATCGCCCTTAGAAGTGGAAAACAGATTGAGACAAGGGTCGGAgctgacccaagtgtcaaggagaCTAGG GAGGTGCTATCATTGAACCCATTAGATGAGTACTTGAGAGATATAGAAAATGAggatcaagaagaacctcactctcCTCTTCCAAGTCCCAATTTAAAGAACCCAAAGGAGAAAGTTATGT